Proteins from one Pygocentrus nattereri isolate fPygNat1 chromosome 16, fPygNat1.pri, whole genome shotgun sequence genomic window:
- the zgc:77151 gene encoding AT-rich interactive domain-containing protein 5B isoform X1, which produces MEQNTIQWLGPPCCRRGTFAFYKSVCYRPEAGAPVKVWTLGEFYYVRCGPQEPVCIAEVTLLWEDQKQGHLLASSRLYFLPEDTPKGRTGEHGEDEVLGLSKKIVVKVEDLVNWTCVEPPQWKHSCPKNNGLHTLDSSPGQPQGVKTEDGSLATQQKVKVLSYPQYCRFRSLQKRIQDQTGSSNLQDPHLLALGGLKMALPHTRVMYCRDIFNHPSLSTSPSLMSQFGCSSVSLKGRPRKRRGRDSSGAEQQSFSQSETWAERLKENLMGDVEMGWEGSWLPHPEEQLFLDRLYLFMERRGSPISKVPNLGFKKIDLFLMYSVVKKLGGYEAVTSRRLWKTVYNELGGSPGSTSAATCTRRHYEKLMLPYELHIRGGNQEQSKPKPTEMSVASIKKPIRGRGAQGSMKKNGVASQAAPPDGVVVRKRGRPPGKRNAKGLAKNRVGRPPLIAKIRREQVEMKEPQTLPDYQQFSQPPASISHLPFQSKVVEDMKIDLEPSAPSSLSGQSKLQIGGSLEGFSPTKGMCPLDLFRARLGLSGMGGLERTPQDPSVPHQTTLLSQTKARNPETPENLQHQCSGCGVENLTWIGGPRDSRTTRPPLPPLKILPLDIDCSLQLRQLMRTRLGSAHMNSFTKRLSEALAQDLSKSYQPNGHVLPVPQDQVVPLNLSKKATTKRSSDDTEVRDLQCQNYGELQAKRLKMEPEDLRLTLKQNGGFSEVPLVQDEPADLSSPQRVRALLQGRTSLALTGSEAPSVDVSSDSVFPSNVCSSAISRKQESELIPVDLKLGKGPVWKTEPEIIPVYQNPEPKCENLSQCMPYEDSTEQDCRVPSLKELSSSHLSKPSQSC; this is translated from the exons ATGGAGCAGAATACCATACAG TGGTTAGGCCCTCCCTGCTGCCGGCGAggcacctttgccttctacaagTCGGTGTGCTATAGGCCGGAGGCTGGGGCCCCTGTTAAGGTTTGGACGCTGGGTGAGTTCTACTATGTGCGCTGTGGCCCTCAGGAGCCTGTGTGCATTGCAGAGGTCACCCTGCTTTGGGAGGACCAAAAACAGGGCCACCTACTGGCCAGCTCCAGACTCTACTTTCTCCCAGAGGACACCCCCAAGGGCAGGACTGGGGAACATGGAGAG GATGAAGTCCTCGGTTTATCAAAGAAGATTGTGGTCAAAGTGGAAGACTTGGTGAACTGGACCTGTGTAGAACCACCCCAGTGGAAACATAGCTGCCCAAAGAACAATGGCCTCCACACACTTGACAGTTCCCCAGGTCAGCCTCAAGGAGTGAAAACTGAGG ATGGCTCTCTAGCAACGCAACAGAAGGTTAAGGTGCTGAGTTACCCCCAGTACTGCCGCTTTCGTTCACTGCAGAAACGCATCCAGGACCAGACGGGCTCCTCAAATCTGCAGGACCCTCACCTGTTGGCTTTGGGAGGACTAAAAATGGCCCTGCCACATACACGAGTCATGTATTGCAGGGACATTTTCAACCACCCAAGTCTTAGCACCAGCCCAAGTTTAATGTCTCAATTTG GATGCTCTTCTGTAAGCCTAAAGGGACGACCACGGAAAAGAAGGGGTAGAGACAGCAGTGGGGCCGAACAGCAAAGCTTCAGCCAGTCAGAAACATGGGCAGAGAGGTTGAAG GAAAACCTGATGGGCGATGTGGAGATGGGATGGGAGGGGAGTTGGCTCCCCCATCCTGAGGAGCAGCTCTTCCTGGACCGGCTGTATCTCTTCATGGAGCGTCGAGGGTCCCCGATCAGCAAGGTCCCCAATTTGGGCTTTAAGAAGA TTGATCTTTTCCTCATGTATTCGGTTGTCAAAAAGCTGGGAGGCTATGAGGCA GTGACATCTCGGCGATTGTGGAAGACAGTTTACAATGAGCTGGGTGGCAGCCCAGGCAGTACCAGCGCCGCCACCTGCACCAGAAGGCATTATGAAAA GTTGATGCTCCCATATGAGTTGCACATAAGGGGAGGAAATCAAGAGCAGAGTAAACCCAAACCTACAGAAATGTCAGTTGCATCCATCAAAAAGCCTATACGTGGCAGAGGAGCACAGGGTTCCATGAAGAAGAATGGGGTCGCTAGCCAG GCAGCACCACCAGATGGTGTGGTggtgagaaaaagaggaaggcCTCCAGGTAAAAGGAATGCTAAAGGTCTGGCTAAGAACAGAGTTGGGAGACCACCTTTAATTGCCAAAATTCGCAGGGAGCAGGTAGAAATGAAAGAACCCCAAACGTTGCCAGACTACCAGCAATTTTCTCAACCTCCCGCATCCATCAGTCATCTGCCTTTCCAATCTAAAGTGGTTGAAGATATGAAGATAGACCTTGAACCTTCAGCTCCTTCTTCATTGTCTGGTCAATCTAAGCTTCAGATTGGTGGATCTTTGGAGGGGTTCAGCCCCACCAAAGGCATGTGTCCTCTGGACCTCTTCAGGGCTCGATTGGGCCTCAGTGGAATGGGTGGTCTAGAGAGAACTCCTCAAGACCCCTCAGTCCCTCATCAGACGACTCTGCTCAGCCAGACCAAGGCCAGGAACCCTGAAACACCTGAGAATTTACAGCATCAGTGTTCAGGGTGTGGCGTGGAGAATCTGACCTGGATTGGAGGCCCCAGAGACAGTCGGACTACCAGACCACCCCTTCCTCCTCTCAAAATTCTTCCACTGGACATTGACTGTAGCTTGCAGTTGCGCCAATTGATGCGAACGCGCCTGGGCTCGGCACACATGAATTCATTCACCAAGCGCCTCTCGGAAGCTCTGGCCCAGGACCTTAGCAAGTCCTACCAACCCAACGGCCATGTCCTGCCCGTTCCTCAGGACCAGGTTGTCCCACTCAACCTGAGCAAGAAAGCCACCACCAAGAGGTCTTCTGACGACACAGAGGTTAGGGATTTGCAGTGCcaaaactatggagaattacaGGCCAAGAGGCTAAAGATGGAACCTGAAGATTTGCGCCTGACTCTAAAGCAGAACGGAGGTTTCTCAGAAGTTCCACTGGTCCAGGATGAGCCAGCTGACTTGAGTTCTCCACAGAGGGTCAGGGCTCTTCTACAAGGCAGGACTAGCTTAGCCTTGACTGGCTCTGAGGCTCCCAGTGTTGATGTCTCCTCTGACAGTGTTTTCCCCTCCAATGTTTGCTCCTCTGCCATTTCTCGGAAACAGGAGAGTGAATTGATCCCTGTGGATCTCAAGTTGGGAAAAGGTCCTGTCTGGAAAACAGAACCTGAGATAATA
- the zgc:77151 gene encoding AT-rich interactive domain-containing protein 5B isoform X2, with amino-acid sequence MCCSWLGPPCCRRGTFAFYKSVCYRPEAGAPVKVWTLGEFYYVRCGPQEPVCIAEVTLLWEDQKQGHLLASSRLYFLPEDTPKGRTGEHGEDEVLGLSKKIVVKVEDLVNWTCVEPPQWKHSCPKNNGLHTLDSSPGQPQGVKTEDGSLATQQKVKVLSYPQYCRFRSLQKRIQDQTGSSNLQDPHLLALGGLKMALPHTRVMYCRDIFNHPSLSTSPSLMSQFGCSSVSLKGRPRKRRGRDSSGAEQQSFSQSETWAERLKENLMGDVEMGWEGSWLPHPEEQLFLDRLYLFMERRGSPISKVPNLGFKKIDLFLMYSVVKKLGGYEAVTSRRLWKTVYNELGGSPGSTSAATCTRRHYEKLMLPYELHIRGGNQEQSKPKPTEMSVASIKKPIRGRGAQGSMKKNGVASQAAPPDGVVVRKRGRPPGKRNAKGLAKNRVGRPPLIAKIRREQVEMKEPQTLPDYQQFSQPPASISHLPFQSKVVEDMKIDLEPSAPSSLSGQSKLQIGGSLEGFSPTKGMCPLDLFRARLGLSGMGGLERTPQDPSVPHQTTLLSQTKARNPETPENLQHQCSGCGVENLTWIGGPRDSRTTRPPLPPLKILPLDIDCSLQLRQLMRTRLGSAHMNSFTKRLSEALAQDLSKSYQPNGHVLPVPQDQVVPLNLSKKATTKRSSDDTEVRDLQCQNYGELQAKRLKMEPEDLRLTLKQNGGFSEVPLVQDEPADLSSPQRVRALLQGRTSLALTGSEAPSVDVSSDSVFPSNVCSSAISRKQESELIPVDLKLGKGPVWKTEPEIIPVYQNPEPKCENLSQCMPYEDSTEQDCRVPSLKELSSSHLSKPSQSC; translated from the exons ATGTGCTGCTCG TGGTTAGGCCCTCCCTGCTGCCGGCGAggcacctttgccttctacaagTCGGTGTGCTATAGGCCGGAGGCTGGGGCCCCTGTTAAGGTTTGGACGCTGGGTGAGTTCTACTATGTGCGCTGTGGCCCTCAGGAGCCTGTGTGCATTGCAGAGGTCACCCTGCTTTGGGAGGACCAAAAACAGGGCCACCTACTGGCCAGCTCCAGACTCTACTTTCTCCCAGAGGACACCCCCAAGGGCAGGACTGGGGAACATGGAGAG GATGAAGTCCTCGGTTTATCAAAGAAGATTGTGGTCAAAGTGGAAGACTTGGTGAACTGGACCTGTGTAGAACCACCCCAGTGGAAACATAGCTGCCCAAAGAACAATGGCCTCCACACACTTGACAGTTCCCCAGGTCAGCCTCAAGGAGTGAAAACTGAGG ATGGCTCTCTAGCAACGCAACAGAAGGTTAAGGTGCTGAGTTACCCCCAGTACTGCCGCTTTCGTTCACTGCAGAAACGCATCCAGGACCAGACGGGCTCCTCAAATCTGCAGGACCCTCACCTGTTGGCTTTGGGAGGACTAAAAATGGCCCTGCCACATACACGAGTCATGTATTGCAGGGACATTTTCAACCACCCAAGTCTTAGCACCAGCCCAAGTTTAATGTCTCAATTTG GATGCTCTTCTGTAAGCCTAAAGGGACGACCACGGAAAAGAAGGGGTAGAGACAGCAGTGGGGCCGAACAGCAAAGCTTCAGCCAGTCAGAAACATGGGCAGAGAGGTTGAAG GAAAACCTGATGGGCGATGTGGAGATGGGATGGGAGGGGAGTTGGCTCCCCCATCCTGAGGAGCAGCTCTTCCTGGACCGGCTGTATCTCTTCATGGAGCGTCGAGGGTCCCCGATCAGCAAGGTCCCCAATTTGGGCTTTAAGAAGA TTGATCTTTTCCTCATGTATTCGGTTGTCAAAAAGCTGGGAGGCTATGAGGCA GTGACATCTCGGCGATTGTGGAAGACAGTTTACAATGAGCTGGGTGGCAGCCCAGGCAGTACCAGCGCCGCCACCTGCACCAGAAGGCATTATGAAAA GTTGATGCTCCCATATGAGTTGCACATAAGGGGAGGAAATCAAGAGCAGAGTAAACCCAAACCTACAGAAATGTCAGTTGCATCCATCAAAAAGCCTATACGTGGCAGAGGAGCACAGGGTTCCATGAAGAAGAATGGGGTCGCTAGCCAG GCAGCACCACCAGATGGTGTGGTggtgagaaaaagaggaaggcCTCCAGGTAAAAGGAATGCTAAAGGTCTGGCTAAGAACAGAGTTGGGAGACCACCTTTAATTGCCAAAATTCGCAGGGAGCAGGTAGAAATGAAAGAACCCCAAACGTTGCCAGACTACCAGCAATTTTCTCAACCTCCCGCATCCATCAGTCATCTGCCTTTCCAATCTAAAGTGGTTGAAGATATGAAGATAGACCTTGAACCTTCAGCTCCTTCTTCATTGTCTGGTCAATCTAAGCTTCAGATTGGTGGATCTTTGGAGGGGTTCAGCCCCACCAAAGGCATGTGTCCTCTGGACCTCTTCAGGGCTCGATTGGGCCTCAGTGGAATGGGTGGTCTAGAGAGAACTCCTCAAGACCCCTCAGTCCCTCATCAGACGACTCTGCTCAGCCAGACCAAGGCCAGGAACCCTGAAACACCTGAGAATTTACAGCATCAGTGTTCAGGGTGTGGCGTGGAGAATCTGACCTGGATTGGAGGCCCCAGAGACAGTCGGACTACCAGACCACCCCTTCCTCCTCTCAAAATTCTTCCACTGGACATTGACTGTAGCTTGCAGTTGCGCCAATTGATGCGAACGCGCCTGGGCTCGGCACACATGAATTCATTCACCAAGCGCCTCTCGGAAGCTCTGGCCCAGGACCTTAGCAAGTCCTACCAACCCAACGGCCATGTCCTGCCCGTTCCTCAGGACCAGGTTGTCCCACTCAACCTGAGCAAGAAAGCCACCACCAAGAGGTCTTCTGACGACACAGAGGTTAGGGATTTGCAGTGCcaaaactatggagaattacaGGCCAAGAGGCTAAAGATGGAACCTGAAGATTTGCGCCTGACTCTAAAGCAGAACGGAGGTTTCTCAGAAGTTCCACTGGTCCAGGATGAGCCAGCTGACTTGAGTTCTCCACAGAGGGTCAGGGCTCTTCTACAAGGCAGGACTAGCTTAGCCTTGACTGGCTCTGAGGCTCCCAGTGTTGATGTCTCCTCTGACAGTGTTTTCCCCTCCAATGTTTGCTCCTCTGCCATTTCTCGGAAACAGGAGAGTGAATTGATCCCTGTGGATCTCAAGTTGGGAAAAGGTCCTGTCTGGAAAACAGAACCTGAGATAATA